Genomic segment of Streptomyces sp. NBC_00654:
TGCCAGGGGTGCGGGCCGTCGGGCTGCGGAGGGCCGTCGGGGCGCTGCGGCACGGGCGGCAGAACGGCGGTCGGGTCGGCCTGACCGCCCGCGCCCTGGCCGTATCCGCCCTGGCCGGGGGTCTGGCCCGGGGTCTGCTGCATGACACTGGTCGGCGCCGCGGGGTCGTACGCGCCCACGTTGCCCGGCAGCATCTGGGTGGGGTCGGCCGCCCCCGGGGTCTCGGGGACCGCGGCGGGCGCCGGGTCGGGGGCCAGCAGGGCGCCCACGCCGTCGGCGGCGGCGATCTGGGCCGAGTTCGCGTGCACGCCGATGCCCGCGGCGACGGTACGCAGCCCGCGGGCGAGGCTCTCGGCGCTGGGCCGCCGGTCGGGGTCCTTGCTCAGGCAGCGCTCTATGACCGTCCACAGGGGTGCGGGCACGTTGCTGGGGCGGCGGGGCTCCTCGCTGAGGTGGCGGTGCAGGACTTCGAGAGCGGTGCCCCCGGCGAACGGCGGGCGTCCGGTCACCAGCTCGTAGAGCAGGATGCCCGCGCCGTAGATGTCGACCGCGGAGGTCTGCGGGCGGCCCTCGGCGGACTCGGGCGCGACATAGGCGGGGGTGCCGACGAACTCGTGGGTCCGGGTCAGCCCCGGGGAGTCGGCGAGGCGCGCGATGCCGAAGTCGGTGAGCATCGGGTGCATCTGGCCGTCGCGCTCGTCGAGCAGCACGTTGGCGGGCTTGAGGTCGCGGTGGACGACGCCGTCCGCGTGGCTGGCGGCGAGCGCGTCCGCGATCTGGGCGGTGAGCAGGGCGGCGGCGACCGGGGTCAGCGGGCCGTTCTCGCGCAGGTAGCGGTGCAGGTCGGGACCGTCGATCAGGTCCATCACCAGGGCGAGGAGATCGCCCTCGACGACCAGGTCCCGGGTGCGCACGATGTTCTCGTGGGTGAGCCGCAGCAGCACGGAGCGCTCCCGCAGGAACCGCATCACGACATCGGCGTCGTTGGCGAGCTCCTCCTTGAGGACCTTGATCGCCACAGTCTCGCCGGGCTCGCCGGCGACGGCCGCCTCGGCGCCCGCGGTCTCCCGCTGGCGGGCTCGCCAGACGGTGCCCGTGGCGCCGCGTCCGAGCGGCTCCTCGAGCAGGTACTTGCTGCCTACCGGCCGCACGTCATGCGCTCCCTGCTGATCGTGGTGCTTGCGGTCCCCCGGGCCCGCCCGGATGTTCCGGCCCACTCTAGTGCCGCAGAACGGGCCACCGGTCGGTCGTCTTCCGGTCTTGTTCACGCCATGTCGCGACGGACGCCGGGGCGGTGTCACGCGGGATTCCCACCGTGTCCGGAGGAAGACGCACACACCGGACAGAAGGTTGCCGACGGTTGCCGAACAACCGTTCCCCACCCCCGTCCGACGCGAGGCCGACTATGCCCCCGAACGGCTCGAACCAGACCCAAGCAGGCGTTTTTGCGACCACACTCGGCCATTCAAGATCATTTGAAGGTGGCCCCCGGGCGTGTTGTCAGTGGCAGGTGCGAGGATGCCTTCCAGCACGGAACCCTGGGGTCGGGAACCTCGCGGTCCGTGACGACCTGAACCGGACGACGCGTCCGTGCCGGGTGGGGGGACATCACAGGGCGTTTCCCCTGCCGGGCACCCCGCGCAGAAGGGACCGCTGACGGCGATGCAGATCCGGCTGACCGTCCTCGCGCCGCGCAGCGGCCAGACCCCGGCGCGCGCCTGCGACGTGCTCGTCACCGCCCCCGCCGGGACGGCGCTCGCCGCCGTCGCCTCCGGCCTGACCGCGGCCGTCTCGGGACCCGAGGGCTCCCTGGGCGGTGGAGCGGTGGTGCTGTTCGCCGGGCGCGAGCGGCTCGACGCGCAGCGCATCGCCCTCGGCGATCCGCCCCTCGTGGACGGCGCGGTGCTCTCCCTCCAGGTGCCCGGCGAGGACGAGGCAGCGGACGCCACCGTTCCGGCGCAGCTGCACGTGGTCGCCGGGCCCGACGCGGGCGGCGTCCATCTGCTGCACGGCGGGCAGATCCTGATCGGCCGCTCCGCCGACGCCGACGTCCCGCTCGACGACCCGGACGTGTCCCGGCTGCACTGCACGGTGACGGTCTCCGAGGACGGCCGGGTCGCGGTCGCCGACCCCGGCTCGACGAACGGCACCTCACTGGACGGTACGGAGGTCCGCGAGCGCCCCGTCCCGCTGCTCCCCGGCGCGCTGCTGCGGCTCGGCGAATCGACGCTCCGGCTCACCGCGGGGTCCCGCACCGCCGCTCTGCCGACCGCACCGGACGGCGAGGGGCATCTGCGGGTGACCCGGGCGGAGTCCGCCGCACCGGAGACCGGCTCCGCCGTCGGAGCCGGTGGCTTCCCGGGCGGCCCCGGCGAGGAGGACCCGGACGGCTCCGGGCACGCGTACAGCCATGCCCCCTCCCGGACGGACCCCGGGCCCGCGGGGCACGACACCCACTGGCCGGACCCGGAGCGGGACGGCGCGGAGGGACCGGACGGGCCCCGGAGGCAGCACTCCACGCACGCCCGCGGCGCCCGGTACGGAGAGAGCGAGGCGCCCCGGCGCGGCGGCATAGGCGCCTGGGCGCGGCGGCTCACGGGCGGCAGGGGCGAACCGGCGCGGGAGCCGGGCGAGGACGGCGCGGACCGGCGGGCGGGGGCCCCGGATGCCGTGCGGACCCCGTACGGGTCGCACTCCGCGTACCCCTCCTCCCCGGGCGCGTCCCCTTCTTCTCCTTCCCCCTCTTCCTCCTTCGGCGTGCCCTCCGCACCTGAGGGGACCTGGCCGGACCCGGCGGCTGTGCTGCTGACCGCACTCGGCCCCGGCCCCCGCCTGTGGGAGCGCTCCGCCTCGCATCCGGAAGCGCTGGTGGTGCGGCTGGGGACGACCGACCGGGCCGAGCTGCCCGCCGTGCCGGTGACCGTGGGACTGCGGGAGGCCGGTTCGCTGGGCCTGGCCGGGCCGCGCGCCCGGCTGCTGGGGCTGGCCCGCTCGACGGTGGCGCAGCTCGCCGCGCTGCACTCCCCGTTCGACCTGGAGATCGTGCTGATCAGCACGGACCGGGGCCGCTCCGCGGAGGAGCGGCGGCGGGACTGGGCCTGGCTGGGGTGGCTGCCGCATCTGCGCCCCACACACGGCCAGGACTGCCGGCTCCTTCTCGCGTACGACCGTGAGCAGGCCATGTCCCGCACGGCGGAGCTGGTCCGCCGGCTGGACGACGGCCCGCTCGGCCCCGGCTGGCCGAGCGTGGACCGGTCCGCGGTCGCCGATGCCGCCCGCGCCCATACGGGGCCGCACACGGTGGTGATCGTCGACGGCGACCCCGGTTCCTCGGCGCTGCGCGAGACCACGGCCCGGCTGGCCGGTGCGGGGGCGGCGGCCGGGATCCATCTGATCGCCCTGGCCGAGACCCCGGCCGCGTCACCCACCTCACCCGTCACCGCGACCTACGAGGCCGCGTGCCAGGCCTCGATCGCCTTCCGCGAGTGCGGGGCGGTCGCCATGCTGAGCGGCGATGTGGCGACGGCGCTGCGGTTGCTGCGCACCGCGGGCGGGCAGGCCGCGGGCCATGGCACCGTCGCCACGGTGGACGCGGTGTCGGCCGCCTGGGCCGAGCGGTTCGGGCGTGCCCTGGCGCCGCTGCGCGACGAGGGCTCGGCCGCGCTGCCGGGCCGGCCGACGGCCGCGGCACTGCCGCCGTCCGCCCGCTTGCTGGACGAGCTGGGCCTGGCCCGCGCCACCCCGGCGTCGCTGATGGCGCGCTGGGCCTCCACGGCGGAGGACCAGCCGGGCGCCACGGTCCGGCCCGCCGCCGCGCAGGCCCCGCCCAGGTCGGACCTGGAGACCCCCGGCTCGGGCCGCACCCTCAGCGCGGGCCCCCGCGTGGGCGCCCAGCGCACGGCCCCCGACCCGTACCACCGCCCCCAGGAACGGGACTCGGGGCGCACGTCCTACCCCGCCTCGGACACCCGGGGCTCAGGGCGCACGCCCTACCCCGCCTCGGACACCCGGGACTCGGGGCGCACGCCGTACCCCGCCTCGGACACCCGGGGCTCGGGGCGCACCCCGTACCCCGGCAGCGCGTCGGACCACACGCCGTATTTCGGCACCGCGGGCCGGGGATCGGAACGTACCCCCCACCCCGGTGCCGCCGTACCCCGGACCGCGTCCCGGGCCGCCCCGCAGGCGGCGGGTGCCGCCGTCTACGCCGGGCGTCCGGTGCTGGTGCTCGGGGCCGGGCCCCGGGGGCCCCTCAGCGTCGATCTCGCCGACGAAGGGCCGCACCTCCTGATCGAGGGACCGGCGGGCAGCGGGCGCACCGAGCTGCTGCGCGCCGTCGCCGCCTCCCTCGCCTCCGCCGCCCGGCCCGACCGGCTCGGCATTCTGCTGGTCGACGGGGCGGCGGGTGAGCACGGCGAGCGTGGCGAAGGGCTGCGCCCCTGTACGGAACTGCCGCATGTCTTCACGCACTTGATGGCCTCCGACCCGGTCCGGATGCGCGAGTTCGCGCAGGCGCTGGGCGGCGAGCTGAAGCGGCGGGCGGAACTGCTCGGCACCATGGACTTCGCCGAGTGGCACGCCCAGCACGAGGTCTCCCAGCGGCTCGTCGGCCAGCGTCCGGCGAGCGCCGCCGAGCAGCGCGGCGACCTGGACTCCCCGGCCAGCGGCACCCTGCGGCTGCGGCCCGCCGCCGCGCGGGCCATGGACCCGGGGCCCTCCCCACTGCCCCGGCTGGTCGTCCTGGCCGACGACTTCGACGCCCTGGTCGCCCCGGCGCTCGGCAGCCCCGGCCGGCCGGCCGCGGGTTCCGTCGTACGGGCGCTGGAGGCCGTCGCCAGGGACGGCGGACGGCTCGGCGTCCATCTGGTCGCCACGTCCGCCCGCCCGGACCGCACCGAGGACACGGAGCTGGCCCGCGGGGCCCGGCTGCGGATCGTGCTGGACGCGCCCGTGCTGCCGCCCTCTCCGGACGAACCGGCGCCGGGGCGCGGCAGGTTGGGGCATCCGGACGGCCGGGTGACCCCGTTCCAGGGGGGCCGGGTCACCGGCCGCATTCCCCGTACGGCGACCCTGCGCCCCACCGTCGTACCCCTGGAGTGGGACCGGATGGGCGATCCGCCCACCCGTCGCCCCGTCCGTGAACTGGGCAACGGCCCCACGGACTTGGCGCTGCTCGCCAGCGCGCTGGAGCGGGCGGCCCGTTCGGTGAACGCTGAACGACTCCCTCCGCTCGTCCCGTTCCCTTCCTGAAGATCAGGCGGAAACGTCCCTTCTCCTGCACTGATGCGACGTCACGAGCCCACAACGATAGGCGTGTTGAGCCCCCGGGTGGTATTGCGGCACCCGTGCGCCCGGCGTAGGACTGAAGGCACGGACGACGTGGCCCGCGCACAGAGACGTGGCCGGGCACGTAGGAAAGAGACGGGGCAGGAATGCGCACAACCCTTCGGATACGTAGGGCCGCACTGGTGTTCACCGCGGTAGGCGCTCTCGCGCTGACCGGCTGCGGAGACGACAGCGGCGGAAAGGACAAGGCAGGTGACGGCTCCGGGAAGGGCAAGGAGAGCCCGTCGAGCGTCACGCTGCCGAAGCTGAACGGCGAGAAGATCTCGGTCGCCGCGGTCTGGACCGGACCGGAGCAGGCCAACTTCACCAAGGTGCTGGACGAGTTCGAGAAGCGTACGGGCGCGACGGTGACCTTCGTCCCGGCGCAGGACCCGATCGTGAACTTCCTCGGTACGAAGATCGCGGGGGGCCAGCCGCCGGACGTCGCGATGATCCCGCAGGTCGGAGCGGTCCAGCAGGCCGTGGCGAAGAAGTGGGCCAAGCCGGTGGGCGCCGAGGCCAAGGCCCAGCTGTCCAAGAACTACGCGAAGGTCTGGCAGGACCTCGGCGCGGTGGACGGCACCCAGTACGGCGTCTACTTCAAGGCCGCCAACAAGTCCCTGATCTGGTACAACACCAAGGCGTTCGAGAACGCGGGCGCGAGCGAGCCGAAGTCCTGGAAGGACTTCCTGGCCACCGCGGAGACCGTTTCCGCCTCCGGTGTCACCCCGGTCTCGGTGGGCGGCGCGGACGGCTGGACCCTCACCGACTGGTTCGAGAACGTCTACCTCTCCCAGGCGGGCCCGGAGAAGTACGACCGGCTCGCCAAGCACGAGATCAAGTGGACGGACCCGTCCGTGAAGGCCGCGCTCACCACGCTGGCCGAGCTCTTCGGCAAGCCGGACCTGATCACGGGCGGTGCCGACGGCGCCCTCCAGACCGAGTTCCCGGCCTCCGTCACCCAGACGTTCACCGGTGGCGACCAGCCCAAGGGCGCCATGGTCTTCGAGGGCGACTTCGTCTCCATCAACATCGCGCAGACCAAGGCCAAGGTCGGTACGGACGCCAAGGTGTTCCCGTTCCCGGCGGTCGGCGCGGACTCCCCCGTGGTGACCGGCGGCGACGCGGCCGTGGCCCTGAAGGACAGCAAGGGCGCGCAGGCGCTGCTGACCTGGCTGGCCTCGACGGACGCGGCGCGGATCTGGGCCGAGGCGGGCGGGTTCATCTCCCCGAACAAGGGCCTGGACGCCGCCGCGTACCCCAACGAGGTGCAGCGCAAGATGGCCGAGGCACTGATCGCCGCCGGTGACGACGTCCGCTTCGACATGTCCGACCAGGCCCCGCAGTCGTTCGGCGGGACGCCCGGGAAGGGCGAGTGGAAGATCCTCCAGGACTTCCTGAAGAACCCGAAGGACATCGCGGGGACCCAGGCGAAACTGGAGTCCGACGCGGCCAAGGCGTACAAGAGCTGACGCGGTGACCACAGCCACCGCGGGGGGCGCCGGAGCGGCGCCCCCCGCCGACAAGAGTCCGAACACCTCCCCCCACAAACCGCGCCGGAGCGTGACCGGTACCCGCAGGCTCCTGGCCGCGGCGTTCCTGCTTCCCGCACTGGTGCTGCTCGGCGCGCTGGTGGTCTATCCCATCGTGTACTCCGTCTACCGGTCGTTCTTCGACCAGGCGGGCACCGGGTTCGCCGGTATCGACAACTACAAGGCGCTGTTCTCGGACGGCACCATCCGCACAGCGGTGAAGAACAACGCGATCTGGGTCGTGCTCGCCCCCACGGTCTCCACCGCACTGGGCCTGATCTTCGCGGTGCTGACCGAGCGGATCCGCTGGGGCACGGCGTTCAAGCTGATCGTCTTCATGCCGATGGCGATCTCGATGCTCGCCGCGGGCATCATCTTCCGGCTGGTCTACGACCAGGCCCCGGAGCGCGGTGTCGCCAACGCCGTCTGGGTCGGCGTGCACGACACGTTCAACGAGTCGGCCGGCTTCCCCAAGGCGCATCCGCTGCCCGTGCATCCGCTCAAGGCGGGTGACGCCGGGTCCTTCGTCACGAAGCAGACCGTGCGGGCGGGCGATCCGGTGCTGCTGCCGCTGGTGGGCGTGGCCCCCGCGAAGATGCCCGGCGACGCGAAGCCCGCGAAGGCCCCCACGGCCTCCGGCGGGCAGATCACCGGAACCGCCTGGCTGGACTTCACCCGGGGCGGCGGCGGCAAACCCAATGTCGTCGACCCCGAGGAGCTCGGCCTCAAGGGCATCAAGGTCGAGGCGGTCAAGGACGGCAAGGTCATCGCCTCCGCGACCGCCGGGGCGGACGGCGTGTTCACGCTGCCCGCATCGGCCGACGGAGCCCAGCTCCGGCTCCCGGCCGACAACTTCAGGGAGCCGTACAACGGCGTCGACTGGCTCGGCCCGTCCCTGGTGACGCCCGGGATCATCGGCAGTTACGTATGGATGTGGGCCGGGTTCGCCATGGTGCTGATCGCCGCGGGTCTGGCCGGCCTGCCGCGCGAACTCCTCGAAGCGGCCCGCGTGGACGGCGCCAACGAGTGGCAGGTGTTCCGCCGGATCACGGTCCCGATGCTCGCACCGGTCCTCGCGGTGGTGCTCGTCACGCTGATGATCAACGTCCTGAAGGTCTTCGACCTGGTCTTCATCATCGCGCCGGGCTCCTCCCAGGACGACGCGAACGTACTGGCGCTCCAGCTGTACCGGTCCTCGTTCGGCACGGACGCGGACCTGGGCATCGGCAGCGCCATCGCGGTGCTGCTGTTGCTGCTGGTCATCCCGGTGATGCTGTTCAACATCCGCCGGATACGGAAGGAGGGGCGCCGATGAACGGTCCGGCCGACCTGACACCGCCCCCCGGCCGGGGGTACGGGGGTTGTCCCCCGGACGAACACAGCAGCATCCGCCGGATACGGAAGGAGGGGCGCCGATGAGCGCGGCATCCACGGCCACGAAGAAGAAGCAGTCCCTCGGCGCGCGGCTGGCGACGCGGGCGGGCGGTGGCGTCATGCGGGTCTTCCTGCTGCTGGTCGCCCTGTTCTGGCTGATGCCGACGATCGGCCTGCTGCTCTCCTCGCTGCGCGGGGCGGACGACATCGCGGCGACCGGCTGGTGGAAGATCTTCACCGCGCCGTCCGAGCTGACCTTCGACAACTACCGGCGCCTGCTGGACAATTCGACGATCACCGACTCCCTGTTCAGCACGGTGATGATCACCGTCCCGTCCACCGTCCTGGTGGTGGTGATCGGCTCGCTCGCCGGATACGCCTTCGCCTGGATGGACTTCCCCGGCCGCGACTGGTGGTTCCTGCTGGTCGTCGGGCTGCTGGTGGTGCCCGTACAGGTCGCCCTGATCCCGGTGTCCGAGCTCTTCGGCACCATCGGGATCTTCGAGACGACCTTCGGCGTGATCCTGTTCCACACGGCCTTCGGCCTGCCGTTCGCGATCTTCCTCCTGCGGAACTTCTTCGCGGAGATCCCCCGCGAACTCCTGGAGGCGGCGCGGCTCGACGGGGCGGGCGAGATCCGGCTCTTCACCCGGGTCGTGATGCCGCTGGGCGGTCCGGCGATCGCCTCGCTCGGGATCTTCCAGTTCCTGTGGGTGTGGAACGACATGCTGGTCGCGCTGATCTTCGCGGACTCCGATTCGCCGCCGATCACCGTCGCACTCCAGCAGCAGGTACGCCAGTTCGGTAACAACATCGACGTACTGGCGCCCGGTGCCTTCGTGTCGATGGTGATCCCGCTGGCCGTGTTCTTCGCCTTCCAGCGGCAGTTCGTCTCCGGCGTCATGGCGGGCGCCGTCAAGTAGCTCCGCACGCACGGCTGTACGTCAACCAGGAGCGGCCCGGTTCCCCAGAACCGGGCCGCTTCCGCGTGTTCTTTCCCCCGAATGCCACGTACGGCGTAACCCGGTCACTCCACCGGCCGTTTGCGGGCCACCCGCAGCCCGCGAACGACCCCTGGATGTGTAGTGCCCCGGTTCAGTGTCATCGTGCCCGCGTACCGGGTCCAGGCGTATCTGCACGCGTGCCTGGATTCCGTGCTGAGCCAGTCCTTCAAGGACTACGAGATCATCGTGGTCGACGACTGCTCGCCGGACAGCTGCGGCCCGATCGCCGACGAGTACGCCGGGCGGGACCACCGGGTCACCGCGCTCCATCTGCCCCGCAACATCGGACTCGGCCCCGCCCGCAACGCCGGTATCGCCCGCGCGAGCGGCGACTACCTGCTCTTCCTGGACGGCGACGACACCCTCGTACCGGAGTCCCTGCAGGCCGTCGCCGACCGGATCGACGCGACCGGCGGACCCGATGTGCTGGTCTACGACTACGCGCGGGTGTACTGGTCGGGCGAGCGGGTGCGCAACGCGTACGCCGCCCCGCTCGCCGAGAGCGGCCCCGCGTCCTTCCGGCTCACCGACCGGCCCGAGCTGCTCAAGGTCCTGATGGTGGTCTGGAACAAGGCGTACCGCCGCGAGTTCGTCGAGGCCGAGGGCTTCACCTTTCCGCCCGGCTACTACGAGGACACTCCCTGGACCTATCCGGTCCTGATGGCCGCCGGATCGATCGCGGTCCTGGACCGGGTCTGCGTCTCCTACCGGCAGCGGCGCCGCGGCAACATCCTCTCCACCACCAGCGAGAAGCACTTCGACGTCTTCGACCAGTACGACCGGGTCTTCGCGTTCATCGACGCCCGCCCCGAACTCGCCCTCTGGCGGCCGGTGCTGTACCGGCGGATGCTCGACCACTTCTCCACCCTGTTCACCTCGCCCGGCAGGCTGCCGCGCCGCAGCCGCGCCGCGTTCTTCCGCCGCGCCCACGCGCACTGCCGGCGCTACCGCACCCCCGGCGCCCGTGTGCCGCTCCGCGCCCGGCTGCGGCACGGCCTGTTCCGCCTGGGCGCGCACCGCACGTACCGGACCCTGTGGGCGGCGCAGCGACTGCGCGGCAGCGCGCGGCAGGGCGTGGCGGCCGTGTTCCGGGCGGTGCGCGGGGCCGTGCTCCAGCTGCACTACCGCGTCCAGCTGCGGCTGCCGGTCCGGCCCCGGGACGCGGTGTTCGCCGCCTACTGGCACCGCGGCTACGCCTGCAATCCGGCGGCCGTCGAGGCGAAGGCACGC
This window contains:
- a CDS encoding serine/threonine-protein kinase, with product MRPVGSKYLLEEPLGRGATGTVWRARQRETAGAEAAVAGEPGETVAIKVLKEELANDADVVMRFLRERSVLLRLTHENIVRTRDLVVEGDLLALVMDLIDGPDLHRYLRENGPLTPVAAALLTAQIADALAASHADGVVHRDLKPANVLLDERDGQMHPMLTDFGIARLADSPGLTRTHEFVGTPAYVAPESAEGRPQTSAVDIYGAGILLYELVTGRPPFAGGTALEVLHRHLSEEPRRPSNVPAPLWTVIERCLSKDPDRRPSAESLARGLRTVAAGIGVHANSAQIAAADGVGALLAPDPAPAAVPETPGAADPTQMLPGNVGAYDPAAPTSVMQQTPGQTPGQGGYGQGAGGQADPTAVLPPVPQRPDGPPQPDGPHPWQSQLQAARDRNEQTQVQYLDPSQDPLRRRPQRQQPPQQPPQRQQPPQHQQRPQHQQYPPQQQHPQRYQQPQPPQQPQRQQYAPPQQQQPQAPPQQPAPRQPRQRSANPMRIPGLGCLKGCLFSVVLLVIAGWLIWELTPLQDWVAQGKGYWEAIGDAISTVSDWVSKLGDSGNSGGDTGV
- a CDS encoding FHA domain-containing protein, with amino-acid sequence MQIRLTVLAPRSGQTPARACDVLVTAPAGTALAAVASGLTAAVSGPEGSLGGGAVVLFAGRERLDAQRIALGDPPLVDGAVLSLQVPGEDEAADATVPAQLHVVAGPDAGGVHLLHGGQILIGRSADADVPLDDPDVSRLHCTVTVSEDGRVAVADPGSTNGTSLDGTEVRERPVPLLPGALLRLGESTLRLTAGSRTAALPTAPDGEGHLRVTRAESAAPETGSAVGAGGFPGGPGEEDPDGSGHAYSHAPSRTDPGPAGHDTHWPDPERDGAEGPDGPRRQHSTHARGARYGESEAPRRGGIGAWARRLTGGRGEPAREPGEDGADRRAGAPDAVRTPYGSHSAYPSSPGASPSSPSPSSSFGVPSAPEGTWPDPAAVLLTALGPGPRLWERSASHPEALVVRLGTTDRAELPAVPVTVGLREAGSLGLAGPRARLLGLARSTVAQLAALHSPFDLEIVLISTDRGRSAEERRRDWAWLGWLPHLRPTHGQDCRLLLAYDREQAMSRTAELVRRLDDGPLGPGWPSVDRSAVADAARAHTGPHTVVIVDGDPGSSALRETTARLAGAGAAAGIHLIALAETPAASPTSPVTATYEAACQASIAFRECGAVAMLSGDVATALRLLRTAGGQAAGHGTVATVDAVSAAWAERFGRALAPLRDEGSAALPGRPTAAALPPSARLLDELGLARATPASLMARWASTAEDQPGATVRPAAAQAPPRSDLETPGSGRTLSAGPRVGAQRTAPDPYHRPQERDSGRTSYPASDTRGSGRTPYPASDTRDSGRTPYPASDTRGSGRTPYPGSASDHTPYFGTAGRGSERTPHPGAAVPRTASRAAPQAAGAAVYAGRPVLVLGAGPRGPLSVDLADEGPHLLIEGPAGSGRTELLRAVAASLASAARPDRLGILLVDGAAGEHGERGEGLRPCTELPHVFTHLMASDPVRMREFAQALGGELKRRAELLGTMDFAEWHAQHEVSQRLVGQRPASAAEQRGDLDSPASGTLRLRPAAARAMDPGPSPLPRLVVLADDFDALVAPALGSPGRPAAGSVVRALEAVARDGGRLGVHLVATSARPDRTEDTELARGARLRIVLDAPVLPPSPDEPAPGRGRLGHPDGRVTPFQGGRVTGRIPRTATLRPTVVPLEWDRMGDPPTRRPVRELGNGPTDLALLASALERAARSVNAERLPPLVPFPS
- a CDS encoding ABC transporter substrate-binding protein — translated: MRTTLRIRRAALVFTAVGALALTGCGDDSGGKDKAGDGSGKGKESPSSVTLPKLNGEKISVAAVWTGPEQANFTKVLDEFEKRTGATVTFVPAQDPIVNFLGTKIAGGQPPDVAMIPQVGAVQQAVAKKWAKPVGAEAKAQLSKNYAKVWQDLGAVDGTQYGVYFKAANKSLIWYNTKAFENAGASEPKSWKDFLATAETVSASGVTPVSVGGADGWTLTDWFENVYLSQAGPEKYDRLAKHEIKWTDPSVKAALTTLAELFGKPDLITGGADGALQTEFPASVTQTFTGGDQPKGAMVFEGDFVSINIAQTKAKVGTDAKVFPFPAVGADSPVVTGGDAAVALKDSKGAQALLTWLASTDAARIWAEAGGFISPNKGLDAAAYPNEVQRKMAEALIAAGDDVRFDMSDQAPQSFGGTPGKGEWKILQDFLKNPKDIAGTQAKLESDAAKAYKS
- a CDS encoding carbohydrate ABC transporter permease; the encoded protein is MTTATAGGAGAAPPADKSPNTSPHKPRRSVTGTRRLLAAAFLLPALVLLGALVVYPIVYSVYRSFFDQAGTGFAGIDNYKALFSDGTIRTAVKNNAIWVVLAPTVSTALGLIFAVLTERIRWGTAFKLIVFMPMAISMLAAGIIFRLVYDQAPERGVANAVWVGVHDTFNESAGFPKAHPLPVHPLKAGDAGSFVTKQTVRAGDPVLLPLVGVAPAKMPGDAKPAKAPTASGGQITGTAWLDFTRGGGGKPNVVDPEELGLKGIKVEAVKDGKVIASATAGADGVFTLPASADGAQLRLPADNFREPYNGVDWLGPSLVTPGIIGSYVWMWAGFAMVLIAAGLAGLPRELLEAARVDGANEWQVFRRITVPMLAPVLAVVLVTLMINVLKVFDLVFIIAPGSSQDDANVLALQLYRSSFGTDADLGIGSAIAVLLLLLVIPVMLFNIRRIRKEGRR
- a CDS encoding carbohydrate ABC transporter permease produces the protein MSAASTATKKKQSLGARLATRAGGGVMRVFLLLVALFWLMPTIGLLLSSLRGADDIAATGWWKIFTAPSELTFDNYRRLLDNSTITDSLFSTVMITVPSTVLVVVIGSLAGYAFAWMDFPGRDWWFLLVVGLLVVPVQVALIPVSELFGTIGIFETTFGVILFHTAFGLPFAIFLLRNFFAEIPRELLEAARLDGAGEIRLFTRVVMPLGGPAIASLGIFQFLWVWNDMLVALIFADSDSPPITVALQQQVRQFGNNIDVLAPGAFVSMVIPLAVFFAFQRQFVSGVMAGAVK
- a CDS encoding CDP-glycerol glycerophosphotransferase family protein, which gives rise to MPRFSVIVPAYRVQAYLHACLDSVLSQSFKDYEIIVVDDCSPDSCGPIADEYAGRDHRVTALHLPRNIGLGPARNAGIARASGDYLLFLDGDDTLVPESLQAVADRIDATGGPDVLVYDYARVYWSGERVRNAYAAPLAESGPASFRLTDRPELLKVLMVVWNKAYRREFVEAEGFTFPPGYYEDTPWTYPVLMAAGSIAVLDRVCVSYRQRRRGNILSTTSEKHFDVFDQYDRVFAFIDARPELALWRPVLYRRMLDHFSTLFTSPGRLPRRSRAAFFRRAHAHCRRYRTPGARVPLRARLRHGLFRLGAHRTYRTLWAAQRLRGSARQGVAAVFRAVRGAVLQLHYRVQLRLPVRPRDAVFAAYWHRGYACNPAAVEAKARELVPGLRTAWICRPADAHTVPAATRRLAPGTFGYWTALARSKYLVNNVNFDRRLVKRRGQILVQTHHGTPLKTMGTDLLDRPAASRDTDFVQLLRNIDKWDFSLSANPHSTLVWERTYPSAYTTLEYGYPRNDVYHRTSAAQVARLRESLSIPAGSTALLYAPTHRDYRRTEQNALDLERFLKVLGPRFVILARSHYLYGPAPAGSRTPHPRIIDVSAHPSLETLALASDALITDYSSLMFDYANLDRPIVVHLDNSEAYEAARGTYFDLAAFPPGIVARGQDELFGVFATDHWRGARSARLRAAFRARFCPYDDGYAAERVVRRVFLGESAGLPLPVPVKERRPTLPAVPAQDSARQYLSG